A genomic segment from Sander vitreus isolate 19-12246 chromosome 3, sanVit1, whole genome shotgun sequence encodes:
- the LOC144515475 gene encoding T-lymphocyte activation antigen CD86-like, whose protein sequence is MASHCNPRYFLNPRLSLQLLALVASLTWHILVTESAALIQLRGEVGGNVTFHCPIANRELKFLYLQKGKIFVNGYYESKDTSHLAWKNTIMDHDKTTMHMYNLNVSHRGEYQCLFQYSGSSTTQKQVIHLSLTANYSKPALTVRYSDENHRSCLVTCASHCGYPGKTVMWNVPESQMWTLLNSSEMSDPKTMKVNSSSTAYFNCSNGETSISCSVGNVSSDMFSVCAPIDPPPVLRSPVIEAICAVVGSIVSVLLLWWRCKKGKRGAAAVTFRRVNGCEEEATVHNESNEGKEAS, encoded by the exons aTG GCATCACATTGCAACCCCCGATATTTTCT AAACCCAAGGCTTTCCCTCCAGCTGCTGGCTCTGGTTGCATCTTTGACGTGGCACATTCTTGTCACAG AAAGTGCTGCTCTGATTCAGCTCAGAGGGGAGGTTGGTGGAAATGTGACCTTTCACTGCCCCATTGCCAACCGAGAATTAAAATTTTTGTACCTTCAGAAGGGCAAGATATTTGTGAATGGCTACTATGAATCAAAAGATACATCACACCTGGCATGGAAGAACACCATAATGGATCACGACAAGACAACTATGCACATGTACAATTTGAACGTCTCACATCGTGGTGAATATCAGTGCCTTTTCCAATACAGTGGCAGTAGTACAACTCAAAAACAAGTCATACATCTCAGTCTCACAG CCAACTACAGTAAACCTGCTCTCACAGTGCGCTACAGTGATGAAAACCATCGCAGTTGCCTAGTGACATGTGCTTCACATTGTGGGTACCCAGGCAAGACGGTGATGTGGAACGTACCAGAGAGTCAGATGTGGACGCTTTTGAACAGCAGTGAAATGAGCGATCCAAAAACCATGAAGGTCAACAGCTCAAGCACTGCATACTTCAACTGCTCCAATGGAGAGACGTCAATCAGCTGCTCTGTGGGCAACGTCAGCTCAGACATGTTCTCAGTCT GTGCACCCATTGATCCCCCACCTGTTCTTCGCAGTCCTGTTATTGAAGCCATCTGTGCAGTGGTGGGTAGTATTGTGTCGGTATTGCTGCTGTGGTGGAGATGCAAGAAGGGAAAGAGAG GAGCGGCAGCAGTAACTTTTAGGCGAGTAAATGGATGTGAGGA GGAGGCAACAGTCCACAATGAAAGCAATGAAGGGAAAGAGGCCTCTTGA